One Tripterygium wilfordii isolate XIE 37 chromosome 10, ASM1340144v1, whole genome shotgun sequence DNA segment encodes these proteins:
- the LOC120007240 gene encoding uncharacterized GPI-anchored protein At4g28100-like: protein MQPFAFLTFSILFSAFFHCSFPGLHAEPVAGHDQPLNPGEYLIPNTVPAFPVQTEAQRCRLDLSAELFGGVNDACGRNLDRSRCCPVLAAWVFAAHARSALQVAAPAPEAEPDLPMMPDDSEKCVNSLQSALLSKNVKIPKPNATCDPILCFCGIRLHQISSLSCPAAFNVSSVFHNVTPTAAVKNLEKNCRNSSYAGCTRCLGALEKLKGGVKNGTDHSTSERAKEMFSRDCQLMGLTWLLARNKTAYIPTVSAVLRAIMYSAHPPHQSKCSPDQENMPLAVDSLQFERSPSSSSTLPSPHFSLFTILSLMILLSLFGKGLG, encoded by the exons ATGCAACCTTTTGCTTTCTTAACattctctattttgttctcCGCGTTTTTTCATTGCTCCTTTCCTGGTTTACACGCCGAGCCGGTTGCCGGTCACGACCAACCGTTAAACCCAGGCGAATATTTGATTCCAAACACGGTCCCGGCCTTCCCGGTCCAAACAGAGGCGCAGAGGTGCCGACTTGACCTCTCAGCCGAGCTATTCGGCGGCGTGAATGACGCGTGCGGTAGAAACTTGGACCGGAGCCGTTGCTGTCCTGTTTTAGCGGCATGGGTCTTCGCCGCTCACGCCCGGTCCGCTCTCCAGGTCGCTGCTCCGGCTCCTGAAGCCGAACCGGATCTTCCTATGATGCCGGACGACTCGGAGAAGTGCGTGAACTCGCTACAAAGCGCATTGCTGAGCAAGAACGTGAAGATTCCAAAACCGAACGCGACCTGCGATcctattttgtgcttttgtggAATAAGGCTTCATCAAATTAGCTCGCTTAGTTGCCCCGCCGCATTTAATGTCTCTTCAGTCTTTCATAATGTGACTCCCACTGCTGCTGTCAAGAATTTGGAGAAGAATTGCAGAAATTCCTCGTACGCAGGGTGTACCAGGTGCCTTGGTGCCCTAGAAAAG CTAAAAGGCGGAGTCAAGAACGGAACTGACCACAGCACGAGCGAGAGGGCCAAAGAGATGTTCAGCAGGGACTGTCAGCTCATGGGGCTGACGTGGCTACTTGCCCGTAACAAAACGGCGTACATACCGACTGTTTCTGCTGTGCTACGCGCCATCATGTACAGTGCGCACCCACCGCACCAGTCCAAATGTAGTCCTGATCAAGAGAACATGCCGTTAGCCGTTGATTCGCTGCAGTTCGAGAGGTccccatcatcttcttcaacctTACCATCgcctcatttttcattgtttaccATTTTGTCCTTAATGATTTTGCTTTCTCTGTTTGGGAAGGGGTTGGGGTAG
- the LOC120007888 gene encoding transcription factor MYB41-like, translating to MGRAPCCDKNGLKKGPWTTEEDLKLVSYIEIHGPGNWRTLPKNAGLQRCGKSCRLRWTNYLRPDIRRGRFSFEEEETIIQLHSILGNKWSAIAGRLPGRTDNEIKNYWNTHIRKRLLRNGIDPVTHAPRLDYLDLSALLSQTLCNSSLLNVSSLLGSTQPALLNPELLRLVNTLLTPKQENPEMVLQYLQQNQLVPLQQTGQLQNKNGDPTNSCGPFLNQTVPIMQANVEAGLLMNMTNSLSCTSSQENSILSNQGGYMQYCSSNIPTIPEVEENLNVEALNNGNRNFGMNSVMSTPLSSPVPMNSSSTFINGSSTEDERESYSSMFKFEIPEGFDFDEFM from the exons ATGGGGAGAGCACCTTGTTGTGACAAAAATGGACTGAAGAAGGGTCCATGGACTACTGAAGAAGATCTTAAGCTTGTCAGTTATATTGAGATTCATGGGCCTGGTAACTGGCGCACCCTCCCAAAAAACGCTG ggCTTCAAAGATGTGGAAAGAGTTGCCGCCTTAGATGGACTAATTACCTGAGGCCAGATATCAGAAGAGGAAGGTTTTCGTTCGAAGAAGAAGAGACTATAATCCAATTACACAGTATTTTGGGAAACAA GTGGTCAGCCATAGCAGGTCGCTTACCAGGAAGGACCGACAACGAAATCAAGAATTACTGGAACACCCACATAAGGAAAAGGCTTCTTAGGAATGGAATTGATCCTGTGACTCATGCTCCACGCCTTGATTATCTAGACCTATCTGCCCTTCTTAGCCAAACTTTGTGCAACTCATCTCTTCTCAATGTGTCAAGCTTGTTGGGTAGTACTCAACCAGCTCTCCTAAATCCAGAACTGTTAAGGCTAGTTAACACTCTCCTTACACCAAAACAAGAGAACCCAGAAATGGTTTTGCAGTATTTACAGCAAAACCAATTAGTCCCATTACAACAAACAGGTCAGCTGCAAAATAAAAATGGCGATCCGACGAATTCTTGTGGTCCGTTTTTGAATCAAACAGTACCAATCATGCAAGCAAATGTTGAAGCTGGGTTACTTATGAATATGACAAACAGTTTGAGCTGCACAAGTTCGCAAGAAAATTCAATTCTTTCTAATCAAGGTGGCTATATGCAATACTGCAGCTCAAATATTCCTACAATTCCTGAAGTAGAGGAGAATTTGAATGTTGAAGCATTGAATAATGGGAACCGTAATTTTGGGATGAATTCAGTTATGTCAACGCCATTGTCAAGTCCAGTTCCAATGAATTCATCCTCTACATTCATCAATGGCAGCAGTACTGAGGATGAGAGAGAAAGCTATAGCAGTATGTTCAAGTTTGAAATTCCAGAGGGTTTTGACTTTGATGAGTTCATGTAA
- the LOC120007169 gene encoding uncharacterized protein LOC120007169, translated as MKKKYEGNTRVKRAQLQALRKEFEMLQMKTGESVNDYFARILTVTNKMRYHGEKMSEIVVIEKILRSMTSKLDYVVCSIEESNNIDELSIDKLQSSLQVHEQRIIGHSVEEEALKVSQEQFSLGRGRGCGGF; from the coding sequence ATGAAGAAGAAGTACGAAGGTAATACCAGAGTGAAACGTGCCCAGCTACAAGCCCTGCGGAAAGAATTTGAGATGCTGCAAATGAAAACTGGTGAGTCTGTTAATGACTACTTTGCTAGGATTCTCACAGTTACAAATAAAATGAGATATCATGGAGAAAAGATGAGTGAGATTGTTGTCATTGAGAAGATTCTCAGATCAATGACATCAAAGCTTGATTATGTGGTTTGTTCTATCGAAGAATCCAATAACATCGATGAACTTTCCATTGACAAGCTTCAAAGTAGTCTACAAGTGCATGAGCAAAGAATAATTGGGCATTCTGTGGAAGAAGAAGCATTAAAGGTGAGCCAAGAAC